A window of the Ammoniphilus oxalaticus genome harbors these coding sequences:
- the fliF gene encoding flagellar basal-body MS-ring/collar protein FliF, translating to MNQAWLINIKNSKDRFVEYWKSLSAQKKIFIVSAILLLNVALSVVTYVSTRTEYVPLYANELSQREIGDIKAALDSRGFSQYQLSETGTSILVPKKDAPDLIVQLASEGLPNNGRISYELFSQNMTFGATDRQLDVVEQAAMQTELAEMIKRISGIKHAEVTISLPKDSVFIRADEAEQATASVMVEVEPGQRLSQSQIKALYYLISRSVPNLPLENIVIIDQYSEMLVLREQQEDEFQLEVYERQRKIKREIEQDIQTDLQQMLGTIMGHDKVLVHTLVTLNFDQVKTQENRVEAADEEDNEGIAVSAERLSRTFRGEGAVPNPIGVGETDVPGYTNIQANGESEYEELQDRVNYEVNRISTEITQSPYKIEKITVNVGVEPPDPDNPASLTFETQQNITNILENVVRTALGDRQGITDEDIRNSISVFPRVFAGKEQTVGEPTQNEMPWLTYVAIAAGVIIALLGGMVWLRRRREKQADEEPLLDEFIFEQGIAPEQMATDEETIQKQLDEMANRHPDEFVQMLRTWISEERKG from the coding sequence ATGAATCAAGCATGGTTAATTAATATTAAAAATTCAAAAGATCGGTTTGTAGAGTATTGGAAAAGTTTAAGTGCGCAAAAGAAAATCTTCATTGTTAGCGCGATCTTATTGCTCAATGTCGCCTTATCGGTCGTCACTTATGTTTCGACTCGGACGGAATATGTGCCGCTCTATGCAAATGAGTTAAGTCAAAGAGAAATTGGGGACATTAAAGCGGCGCTCGATAGTAGAGGGTTTAGTCAGTATCAATTATCGGAAACGGGGACGTCGATTCTCGTGCCGAAAAAAGACGCGCCTGATTTGATTGTGCAATTAGCTTCTGAAGGGTTGCCGAATAACGGTCGAATTAGTTATGAACTGTTCAGTCAAAACATGACGTTTGGAGCGACTGATCGTCAATTGGATGTGGTTGAACAGGCCGCAATGCAGACGGAATTGGCAGAAATGATTAAACGTATTTCTGGTATCAAGCACGCCGAAGTGACAATTAGTTTACCAAAAGATAGTGTCTTTATCCGTGCAGACGAAGCTGAACAGGCAACAGCATCCGTGATGGTCGAGGTCGAACCGGGACAACGCCTGAGTCAATCACAGATCAAAGCTCTCTATTATTTGATCTCGCGCAGTGTGCCTAATTTACCGCTTGAAAACATTGTCATTATAGATCAATACAGTGAAATGCTCGTCTTGCGAGAGCAACAGGAGGATGAGTTTCAACTTGAAGTCTATGAACGGCAAAGGAAAATTAAACGGGAAATCGAACAAGATATTCAAACAGATCTACAACAAATGCTCGGAACGATAATGGGTCATGACAAAGTGCTTGTACATACATTAGTCACTTTAAATTTCGACCAAGTGAAAACACAGGAAAATAGAGTCGAGGCAGCGGACGAAGAAGACAACGAGGGGATTGCGGTTAGCGCGGAAAGGTTGTCGCGAACATTCAGAGGCGAAGGAGCGGTTCCAAATCCGATTGGCGTAGGTGAAACAGATGTGCCTGGCTACACAAACATCCAGGCCAACGGCGAGAGCGAATACGAAGAATTACAAGATCGAGTCAATTACGAAGTGAACCGAATTTCTACGGAAATTACCCAGAGTCCTTATAAAATTGAAAAAATTACGGTAAACGTCGGTGTAGAACCTCCAGATCCAGATAATCCTGCTTCGTTGACTTTCGAGACACAACAAAACATTACGAATATTTTAGAAAATGTCGTGCGCACAGCGCTGGGGGACCGTCAAGGAATCACGGATGAAGACATTAGAAATAGCATTTCTGTTTTCCCGAGAGTGTTTGCCGGAAAAGAACAGACTGTGGGCGAACCGACGCAAAACGAAATGCCATGGTTGACTTATGTCGCTATCGCAGCAGGTGTGATTATCGCGCTACTTGGCGGGATGGTTTGGTTGCGTCGCCGCAGGGAGAAGCAAGCCGACGAAGAGCCTTTACTCGACGAGTTCATATTTGAACAAGGCATCGCGCCAGAGCAAATGGCTACGGACGAGGAAACGATCCAAAAACAATTGGATGAGATGGCGAATCGACATCCAGATGAGTTTGTGCAAATGTTAAGAACGTGGATTTCGGAGGAACGAAAGGGATGA
- the codY gene encoding GTP-sensing pleiotropic transcriptional regulator CodY, whose amino-acid sequence MDLLSKIRRINRLLQKTAGHPVNFLEMAQVLSAVIGANTFILSRRGKILGHAMAQRVNSDRIDTMLQEKRFPGDYSNQLLNVEQTTANIDIKSPYTAFPVEMEEIFEDSLTTIVPIIGGGDRLGTLILARVTEEFIDDDLILAEVGATVVGMEILRERAEEIEQEARSKAVVQMAVGSLSYSELEAVDHIFQELDAKEGLLVASKIADRVGITRSVIVNALRKLESAGVIESRSLGMKGTFIKVLNDKLLPELEKLKTS is encoded by the coding sequence TTGGATCTACTATCAAAGATTAGAAGAATTAATCGCCTGCTGCAAAAAACGGCAGGCCATCCTGTAAACTTCTTAGAGATGGCTCAAGTATTAAGCGCGGTAATCGGAGCAAACACGTTTATTTTAAGTCGTAGAGGCAAGATCCTCGGTCATGCGATGGCGCAACGAGTGAATAGTGATCGAATCGACACGATGCTTCAAGAGAAAAGGTTTCCAGGTGATTACAGCAATCAATTGTTAAATGTTGAACAAACGACAGCGAACATTGATATTAAAAGTCCTTACACCGCTTTTCCCGTAGAGATGGAAGAGATTTTCGAAGATTCATTGACGACGATCGTTCCTATCATTGGAGGTGGGGATCGTCTAGGGACCCTTATTCTTGCTAGAGTAACCGAGGAGTTCATTGATGACGATCTGATCTTGGCGGAAGTGGGAGCGACCGTGGTCGGAATGGAGATCTTACGAGAACGGGCGGAAGAGATTGAACAAGAGGCAAGAAGCAAAGCTGTCGTGCAAATGGCGGTTGGTTCCTTGTCCTATAGCGAACTGGAAGCGGTTGATCATATTTTCCAAGAGTTGGATGCTAAAGAAGGTTTGCTTGTCGCCAGCAAGATCGCCGATCGTGTCGGCATTACCCGTTCCGTCATTGTCAACGCATTACGGAAATTAGAGAGCGCGGGTGTAATCGAATCACGTTCACTTGGCATGAAAGGGACCTTTATTAAAGTATTAAATGATAAATTGCTTCCGGAACTTGAAAAATTAAAAACATCTTAA
- the flgB gene encoding flagellar basal body rod protein FlgB, with protein sequence MSLTVLNLLGRGLDASALRQQTISNNIANAETPHYQSQRVVFEETLQAALNSSGVGSFQGKRTDPRHIEIGMTTQLPTPTIREVKTIQNNNENGVDLDYEMTSLARNSVWYNAIAQQMNHEFNQLKTVIKGRG encoded by the coding sequence ATGAGTTTAACTGTATTAAACTTACTTGGGCGGGGGCTTGATGCTTCGGCGCTTCGGCAACAGACGATTTCAAACAACATTGCCAATGCGGAAACCCCCCATTACCAATCGCAGCGTGTTGTCTTTGAAGAGACACTGCAAGCTGCGTTGAACAGTAGCGGTGTGGGTTCATTTCAAGGTAAACGGACCGATCCGCGGCATATCGAAATAGGTATGACTACCCAGTTACCGACGCCAACGATACGAGAGGTAAAAACGATCCAAAACAACAATGAAAATGGCGTAGATTTAGATTACGAGATGACCTCATTAGCGCGCAATTCGGTCTGGTACAATGCGATAGCGCAGCAAATGAATCATGAATTTAATCAATTAAAAACAGTGATCAAAGGGAGGGGTTAA
- the hslU gene encoding ATP-dependent protease ATPase subunit HslU, which yields MYKTESHTPKQVVELLDKYIVGQTEAKRSVAIALRNRYRRSLLTEEIRDEIAPKNILMIGPTGVGKTEIARRLAKLVGAPFIKVEATKFTEVGYVGRDVESMVRDLVETSIRIVKAAKMEAVKDRAEKQAEDRLAHLLVPSPKDNRSFKNPLEMLFSGQGQQQNQTSTEQEDAELAQKRRQIAHQLAMGELEDRMVEIEVEDTTPGMFDMFAGSGMDQMGMNMQEMIGNILPKKMRKRRLTVKEARKILTQEEAQKLIDMDEVYQESIERAEQSGIIFIDEIDKIAGRGSEGSPDVSREGVQRDILPIVEGSTVTTKYGIVKTDYILFIAAGAFHISKPSDLIPELQGRFPIRVELTSLSAEDFIRILTEPKNALLKQYTALLETEGIKIEFSDEAIKEIATMARDVNDTTDNIGARRLHTILEKLLEDLSFNAPDITMEKIVITPEYVEERLTGIVKDKDLSQYIL from the coding sequence ATGTATAAAACAGAAAGCCATACTCCCAAGCAAGTTGTAGAGTTATTGGATAAATATATTGTCGGTCAGACAGAAGCAAAGAGATCAGTGGCGATTGCCCTTCGAAATCGATATCGTCGCAGTCTTTTAACAGAAGAAATAAGGGATGAAATCGCCCCGAAAAACATCTTGATGATTGGTCCGACAGGGGTTGGTAAGACTGAAATTGCAAGAAGATTGGCTAAACTCGTCGGCGCCCCTTTTATTAAAGTAGAGGCTACCAAGTTTACAGAGGTCGGCTACGTTGGTCGCGATGTGGAATCGATGGTTCGCGACCTCGTTGAAACATCGATTCGGATCGTGAAGGCGGCTAAGATGGAAGCTGTCAAAGATCGCGCTGAGAAACAGGCGGAAGATAGATTGGCCCATCTGTTAGTTCCTTCTCCGAAAGACAATCGCTCATTTAAAAACCCGTTGGAAATGCTATTTTCTGGACAGGGACAGCAGCAAAATCAAACATCGACCGAACAGGAAGACGCTGAGCTTGCTCAAAAAAGAAGACAAATAGCTCATCAACTGGCAATGGGTGAATTGGAAGATCGGATGGTTGAGATCGAGGTGGAAGATACGACGCCTGGCATGTTTGATATGTTCGCTGGAAGTGGAATGGACCAGATGGGGATGAACATGCAGGAGATGATCGGTAATATTTTGCCTAAAAAGATGCGTAAGCGTCGCCTTACAGTGAAAGAAGCGCGCAAAATATTGACCCAAGAGGAAGCCCAGAAGCTGATCGATATGGATGAAGTATACCAAGAATCGATTGAGCGGGCTGAACAGAGCGGGATCATCTTCATCGATGAGATTGATAAGATTGCGGGTCGCGGCAGCGAAGGATCACCTGATGTTTCGCGCGAGGGTGTGCAACGCGACATTTTGCCGATCGTGGAAGGCTCGACGGTCACGACTAAATACGGCATCGTCAAGACCGATTATATTTTATTTATTGCGGCGGGCGCGTTTCATATATCCAAACCGTCTGATCTTATCCCTGAGTTGCAAGGGAGATTTCCGATCCGTGTAGAATTAACAAGTTTGAGCGCGGAAGACTTTATCCGTATTTTAACCGAACCGAAAAACGCGCTCTTAAAGCAATATACGGCGCTATTGGAAACAGAAGGTATTAAAATTGAATTTTCTGACGAAGCTATTAAAGAGATCGCTACGATGGCAAGAGATGTTAATGATACAACAGACAACATCGGGGCAAGACGCCTGCATACCATCTTAGAGAAGCTTCTCGAAGATCTCTCTTTTAATGCGCCTGATATCACAATGGAAAAAATCGTAATCACGCCCGAATACGTAGAGGAGCGCTTAACGGGAATCGTAAAGGACAAAGATCTCTCGCAATACATTTTGTAA
- the flgC gene encoding flagellar basal body rod protein FlgC, producing MALFGQFGISGSALTAQRLRMDIISANIANATTTRGRLVDGQWTPYQRKMAVVAPRGGPSFDTFLNAATQGKQSTVTQGVRVTEIIEDQTPFKLVYDPAHPDANTEGYVQLPNVDLAKEMVDMLSATRAYEANVTAFNAGKNMEMKALEIGR from the coding sequence GTGGCTTTATTTGGGCAGTTTGGAATTAGCGGTTCAGCTTTGACCGCGCAACGATTGCGAATGGATATTATTTCCGCAAATATAGCGAATGCGACAACAACAAGAGGACGATTAGTAGATGGACAATGGACGCCATATCAAAGAAAAATGGCGGTTGTCGCCCCGCGAGGCGGTCCATCATTTGACACTTTTTTAAATGCTGCGACACAAGGTAAGCAATCGACGGTCACACAGGGGGTGCGCGTCACGGAGATCATCGAAGATCAAACGCCATTCAAATTGGTGTATGACCCTGCTCATCCCGATGCCAATACCGAAGGATATGTGCAGTTGCCAAACGTTGATTTGGCTAAAGAGATGGTTGACATGTTGAGCGCCACAAGGGCGTACGAGGCAAATGTGACGGCGTTTAACGCAGGTAAAAATATGGAGATGAAAGCGCTAGAAATTGGTAGATAA
- the fliG gene encoding flagellar motor switch protein FliG, translating into MRLSGRQKAAILLIALGPEVSAQIFKKLREDEVEQLTLEIARLRQVDPESKDVVLEEFYQMMMANEYISQGGIHYAREILEKALGPQKAVDVINRLTSTLHLRPFDFARKADPSQILSFIQNENPQMIALVLSYLESEKAAFILSALPEAKQIDVAKRIAQMDRTSPEVISQVEQVLEQKLTTTANHDYSATGGVDSIVAILNGVDRGTEKTILDSLAIADGKLAEEIKQKMFIFEDIVNLDNRTIQRVIRDVENNDLQLALKASSDSVKEVIYRNMSSRMAETFREEIEYMGPVRLRDVEEAQGRIVGIIRRLEEMGEIIISRAGGDELVV; encoded by the coding sequence ATGAGATTGAGCGGAAGACAAAAAGCGGCAATTTTATTGATTGCGCTCGGTCCTGAAGTTTCTGCGCAAATTTTTAAAAAATTGCGTGAGGACGAAGTTGAACAATTAACGTTGGAAATCGCTCGGCTGCGTCAAGTAGATCCAGAATCAAAAGATGTTGTGTTAGAAGAGTTTTATCAGATGATGATGGCCAATGAATATATTTCGCAAGGCGGGATTCATTACGCGCGCGAAATTTTAGAGAAAGCGTTAGGTCCGCAAAAGGCAGTGGATGTAATCAATCGCTTAACCTCTACTTTACATTTGCGACCATTTGATTTTGCTCGTAAAGCGGACCCAAGTCAAATTTTGAGTTTCATTCAGAATGAAAACCCGCAGATGATTGCGCTCGTTCTTTCTTACCTAGAATCTGAAAAAGCCGCTTTTATCTTGTCCGCATTACCCGAAGCGAAGCAGATTGATGTGGCGAAAAGAATTGCCCAGATGGATCGCACTTCGCCAGAAGTAATCAGTCAAGTGGAACAAGTGTTAGAACAAAAGTTAACAACGACGGCAAACCATGACTATAGCGCGACCGGCGGTGTAGATAGTATTGTCGCCATTTTAAATGGGGTTGACCGCGGCACGGAAAAAACAATCCTCGATTCACTCGCCATTGCGGATGGAAAGCTGGCCGAAGAAATTAAGCAAAAAATGTTTATTTTTGAAGACATTGTTAATCTCGATAATCGCACGATTCAACGTGTGATTCGCGATGTTGAAAACAATGATTTGCAATTGGCTTTGAAGGCATCTAGCGATTCGGTCAAAGAAGTTATTTATCGGAATATGTCCTCTCGCATGGCGGAAACATTCCGCGAAGAAATTGAGTACATGGGTCCTGTTCGGTTACGCGATGTTGAGGAGGCCCAGGGGCGGATTGTTGGGATTATCCGTAGATTAGAAGAAATGGGAGAGATCATTATTTCCCGCGCTGGAGGAGATGAGCTCGTTGTCTAG
- the fliE gene encoding flagellar hook-basal body complex protein FliE: MDISKVTSESVGPKWQKQNGVGNEQQGQRSFSQVFSTYLNDVNHQVLESEKLNAQLVTGQVNHLHEVTIASEKAMIALQLTTQVRDKAVEAYQEMMRMQL, from the coding sequence ATGGATATCAGTAAGGTCACAAGTGAGTCTGTTGGGCCAAAATGGCAAAAACAAAACGGGGTTGGCAATGAGCAACAAGGACAACGTTCCTTTTCGCAAGTCTTTTCTACCTATTTAAATGATGTCAATCATCAGGTGCTCGAATCTGAAAAATTAAATGCGCAGCTCGTCACAGGGCAAGTCAACCATTTACATGAAGTGACGATTGCTTCGGAAAAAGCGATGATTGCGCTGCAGTTAACAACGCAAGTGAGGGATAAAGCGGTCGAAGCTTATCAGGAAATGATGAGAATGCAATTATAG